In Thiohalophilus sp., a genomic segment contains:
- a CDS encoding PP2C family protein-serine/threonine phosphatase, protein MALSGGQVVFYTHRAPNKETVNEDSMGLVELDSGSCVLIVADGLGGQPAGATASEIAVKTLSRSLHRTDATPRETILQGFDRANHQIIENGGGSATTLAVVEIRKNQLRPYHVGDSMIVVTGQRGKQKLFTVSHSPVGYAVEAGLLNEEEAITHAERHLISNVVGADDMNISMGSLINLAPRDTLLLASDGLFDNLYYEETIAIIRKGTLPAAATRLVELAHQRMTGKAPDQPSHPDDLSFILYRPST, encoded by the coding sequence ATGGCCTTATCCGGTGGGCAGGTGGTGTTTTATACCCATCGCGCTCCGAACAAGGAGACGGTCAACGAGGACAGCATGGGACTGGTGGAGCTCGATTCCGGCAGTTGTGTGCTGATCGTCGCCGACGGTCTGGGCGGCCAACCGGCTGGCGCCACCGCCTCGGAGATCGCCGTGAAAACCCTGTCCCGCTCATTGCACCGCACCGATGCCACACCACGCGAAACGATCCTGCAAGGGTTTGATCGGGCCAATCACCAGATCATCGAAAACGGCGGCGGCAGTGCCACCACACTGGCCGTGGTCGAGATTCGCAAAAACCAGTTGCGTCCCTATCATGTGGGTGATTCGATGATTGTGGTCACCGGCCAGCGCGGCAAACAAAAACTGTTCACGGTTTCCCATTCCCCGGTCGGCTACGCCGTGGAAGCCGGATTGCTGAATGAAGAAGAAGCCATCACTCACGCGGAGCGGCACCTGATCTCCAACGTCGTCGGTGCCGATGACATGAATATCTCCATGGGTTCGCTGATCAACCTGGCACCCCGTGATACCCTCTTGCTGGCCAGCGATGGTCTGTTCGACAATCTCTATTATGAAGAAACTATCGCAATAATCCGTAAAGGTACCCTGCCGGCCGCGGCAACCCGACTGGTGGAACTCGCTCACCAGCGCATGACCGGCAAGGCCCCCGATCAACCCTCTCATCCGGATGATTTGAGTTTTATTCTCTATCGTCCGTCGACCTGA
- a CDS encoding protein kinase domain-containing protein translates to MAAKPAKKPRKIDAFNLAPGRVLARKYEVVRQLGAGWEGEVYLIRELSTGIERTAKLFFPQRNLRDKNTHFYATKLHKLRHCPIVIQYSHQDSITVQGEPVTLLISEYVEGALLSQFIQRHPGKRLAPFEAVHLLHALASGMECIHAMGEYHGDLHSENIIVQSFGLRFDLKLVDLFHLGAPTREHIRMDTVDMIHVFYEALGGQKHYARQPPEIKYIINGLKRSLILKKFKTAGELRQHLETMRWS, encoded by the coding sequence ATGGCCGCAAAGCCCGCAAAAAAACCACGGAAAATTGATGCCTTCAACCTGGCTCCCGGCCGGGTTCTGGCCCGCAAGTACGAGGTCGTTCGACAACTGGGCGCCGGCTGGGAGGGCGAGGTTTACCTGATCCGGGAGCTCTCCACCGGCATCGAGCGCACCGCCAAGCTGTTTTTCCCGCAACGCAATCTGCGCGACAAGAACACCCACTTTTACGCGACCAAGCTGCACAAGCTGCGCCACTGCCCGATTGTCATCCAGTACAGTCACCAGGACAGCATCACCGTCCAGGGCGAGCCGGTCACCCTGCTGATCTCGGAATACGTGGAGGGGGCTCTGCTCAGCCAGTTTATCCAGCGCCATCCGGGCAAACGCCTGGCGCCCTTTGAGGCCGTGCACCTGCTGCATGCCCTTGCCTCGGGCATGGAATGCATCCACGCCATGGGGGAATATCACGGCGACCTGCACTCAGAAAATATTATCGTGCAGAGCTTCGGTCTGCGTTTCGATCTCAAGCTGGTGGACCTGTTTCACCTGGGCGCCCCGACCCGCGAGCATATCCGCATGGATACCGTCGACATGATCCACGTGTTCTATGAAGCTCTCGGCGGCCAGAAACACTATGCGCGCCAGCCGCCCGAAATCAAATACATCATCAATGGCCTCAAACGCAGCCTGATCCTGAAAAAATTCAAAACGGCCGGGGAATTGCGACAGCATCTTGAAACCATGCGCTGGAGCTGA
- a CDS encoding glutaredoxin family protein: MARVMIYSTGTCPVCDNTRNLLTKWRIPFDEARVDQDRDKLREMLEVTEHARAVPQITIDGKWIGGFTELTEMHMDGQLADLVED, from the coding sequence ATGGCACGCGTGATGATTTACAGTACCGGCACCTGCCCGGTATGTGATAACACCAGGAACCTGCTGACAAAGTGGCGTATTCCCTTTGACGAGGCACGCGTGGATCAGGATCGGGATAAACTGCGGGAAATGCTTGAGGTCACCGAGCATGCCCGCGCTGTGCCGCAAATCACCATCGACGGTAAATGGATCGGCGGCTTCACCGAACTGACCGAAATGCATATGGATGGCCAGCTGGCTGACCTGGTGGAAGACTGA